A single window of [Clostridium] hylemonae DSM 15053 DNA harbors:
- a CDS encoding GNAT family N-acetyltransferase — MAVLNIFDGLAYYDGKQFCGFLYSIVREKGVWLMYLAVDDNMRSKGYGSRILAYVKKKYPDRPVILEVEEPDDSAENAEQRRRRIAFYKRNGFYETKQYIKIRSVRYEIMSTEEGFTAEDFRDLRKEMFRRKS, encoded by the coding sequence TTGGCTGTATTAAACATTTTTGACGGGCTGGCGTACTATGACGGGAAGCAATTTTGTGGCTTTTTATATAGCATTGTGCGGGAAAAGGGTGTTTGGCTTATGTATCTTGCAGTCGATGATAATATGAGAAGTAAGGGTTATGGTTCACGGATATTAGCATATGTGAAAAAGAAATATCCTGACAGGCCTGTGATCCTTGAGGTGGAGGAACCGGATGACAGTGCTGAAAATGCAGAACAGAGACGCCGGCGCATAGCATTTTATAAGCGGAATGGATTTTACGAAACAAAGCAATATATAAAGATAAGAAGTGTCAGATATGAAATCATGTCCACAGAGGAAGGATTTACGGCAGAGGATTTTC
- a CDS encoding nitroreductase → MNETVKNIVTRKSCSDFKPEHISREELDEIIEAGLNAPSGMNSQCVRLIAVQDDETVKRLSGLNAAIAKEAMSKINPAMAENFPADPFYGARDVIAVVADKKGGTYIYDGSLAMGNLMNAAWSMGIDSRWIHRAKEVFDTEEGKKILEKCGITDDVEGIGFCILGHAAAEKEKTEIKPNRVFYL, encoded by the coding sequence ATGAATGAAACTGTAAAAAACATTGTTACCCGTAAGAGCTGTTCCGATTTTAAGCCGGAACATATTTCACGTGAGGAGCTTGACGAGATTATTGAGGCAGGCTTGAACGCCCCTTCCGGCATGAACAGCCAGTGTGTCCGCCTGATCGCTGTACAGGATGATGAGACCGTAAAGCGGCTTTCAGGCCTGAATGCGGCTATTGCAAAGGAAGCGATGTCAAAGATAAATCCTGCGATGGCTGAAAATTTCCCGGCAGATCCGTTCTATGGCGCCAGAGATGTGATCGCTGTTGTCGCAGACAAAAAAGGCGGTACATATATTTACGACGGCAGTCTTGCGATGGGCAATCTGATGAATGCCGCCTGGAGCATGGGAATCGACAGCCGCTGGATTCACCGCGCAAAAGAGGTTTTTGACACTGAGGAAGGAAAGAAGATTCTGGAAAAATGCGGTATTACAGACGACGTTGAAGGTATCGGCTTCTGCATTCTGGGCCATGCGGCTGCAGAAAAAGAAAAGACCGAGATTAAGCCGAACCGAGTATTCTATCTGTAA
- a CDS encoding TetR/AcrR family transcriptional regulator → MNENDLRVIKTMEAVESSFLDMLDELPAEKITVRELSRRAKINTGTFYLHFQNIDDLYDKLIQAFFDEFIASIDYFPLFISQPELFLKKLRNTVHQKIAHCRRLFKHRDMSLSKPCLIRLLRKKIYESCPLEVSRENDIRLEAVLTSLFHMNLKYDQECPEIIQKVFTDMIRGLFVTL, encoded by the coding sequence ATGAATGAAAATGATCTGAGAGTTATAAAAACAATGGAAGCCGTAGAGTCGTCTTTTCTGGATATGCTGGATGAACTGCCGGCTGAAAAGATAACAGTCAGGGAACTTTCGCGCAGAGCCAAGATCAACACGGGAACTTTTTATCTCCATTTTCAGAACATCGACGATCTTTACGATAAGCTGATACAGGCATTTTTTGATGAATTTATTGCGTCCATTGATTATTTCCCGCTTTTTATCTCACAGCCGGAGCTGTTTCTGAAGAAACTGCGCAATACCGTCCATCAGAAGATTGCCCACTGCCGCCGTCTATTTAAGCACCGGGACATGTCACTGTCCAAACCGTGTCTGATCAGACTGCTGCGGAAGAAGATTTATGAATCCTGTCCGTTGGAAGTCAGCAGGGAAAATGATATCCGGCTGGAGGCAGTGCTGACCAGTCTGTTTCATATGAATTTGAAGTATGACCAGGAATGTCCGGAAATCATCCAAAAAGTTTTTACTGATATGATCCGGGGGCTGTTCGTAACATTGTAG
- a CDS encoding DUF5677 domain-containing protein: protein MKRYIPEDVNIFFEESNLELVYEEKKLLKLVYELIVSIEANIPMSGGNFDTYEGCCIIWARNIVTYAKEAYNNAQIGSFISFAMMQRCIVENYVCACFIKRYKEEKLWKKWFLSSMTSTSNLMKKLTGRVDKYEQFQIDIDELYHESDISAECDLNSAYGWTSEIIKKKKPTFFDLCEYIDKSIYNDYRWLCDFSHGVNAINKVYRFTFVHSYINLLTNFVLYLQRSFEELLDDIEDQSYWKQKQIFWDAMIEWEIEFN, encoded by the coding sequence ATGAAAAGATATATACCAGAGGATGTAAATATTTTTTTTGAAGAATCAAATTTAGAATTGGTTTACGAAGAAAAAAAGTTATTAAAATTAGTATATGAGCTAATCGTATCTATTGAGGCAAATATTCCGATGTCAGGTGGTAATTTTGACACTTATGAGGGGTGCTGCATTATATGGGCTCGAAATATCGTAACTTATGCAAAGGAAGCCTATAATAATGCTCAAATAGGAAGTTTTATATCTTTTGCGATGATGCAAAGATGTATTGTAGAAAATTATGTATGTGCATGTTTTATTAAAAGATATAAAGAAGAAAAATTATGGAAGAAATGGTTTTTGTCCTCTATGACATCTACTAGCAATCTGATGAAAAAATTGACTGGGAGAGTTGATAAGTATGAACAGTTTCAGATCGATATAGACGAGTTATATCATGAAAGTGATATATCTGCTGAATGTGATTTGAATTCTGCTTATGGCTGGACTTCTGAAATAATAAAGAAGAAGAAACCAACGTTCTTTGACTTATGTGAATATATTGATAAAAGTATATATAATGATTATAGGTGGCTATGTGATTTTTCGCATGGAGTAAATGCTATTAATAAAGTTTACAGGTTTACTTTTGTGCATTCATATATAAATTTGTTAACGAATTTTGTACTATATCTCCAGAGAAGTTTTGAGGAGTTATTAGATGATATAGAGGATCAGTCTTATTGGAAGCAAAAACAGATTTTTTGGGATGCAATGATAGAGTGGGAAATTGAATTTAACTAA